The following proteins are co-located in the Choristoneura fumiferana chromosome 23, NRCan_CFum_1, whole genome shotgun sequence genome:
- the LOC141440707 gene encoding uncharacterized protein produces MCHSNTHWAEALPLVLLGIRSAWKDDLQASAAELVYGEPLRLPGEFFTPTKGTTVDYTDFAARLRDHIGKLNPVPASHHSKKPFYIPKELSTAEYVFLRQGHAKRSLESPYSGPYKVLERRDKTFRIILNGKPNTVTIDRLKPAFMTSDTIDEDTSNSHQASTIPEPEPSTVRMTRSGRYVRFPDHYRP; encoded by the coding sequence ATGTGCCactccaatacgcactgggctgaAGCCTTACCCTTGGTGCTGCTGGGCATCCGCAGCGCTTGGAAGGACGACTTACAAGCTTCAGCAGCAGAGCTCGTCTACGGGGAACCTCTACGCCTACCTGGCGAATTCTTTACGCCTACGAAGGGCACTACGGTCGACTACACGGACTTCGCAGCCAGACTTCGTGACCACATTGGAAAACTCAACCCAGTCCCGGCCAGTCATCACTCGAAGAAACCTTTTTACATCCCGAAAGAGTTGAGCACGGCCGAGTACGTTTTTCTTCGACAAGGGCACGCGAAGAGATCGCTAGAGTCCCCGTACTCAGGCCCGTACAAGGTCCTCGAGAGACGTGACAAGACCTTTCGAATCATTTTAAATGGAAAGCCGAACACCGTGACCATCGATCGACTGAAGCCGGCCTTCATGACCAGCGACACTATAGATGAGGACACATCCAACAGCCATCAAGCATCAACAATACCAGAGCCTGAACCGAGCACCGTCAGAATGACGCGAAGTGGACGATATGTAAGATTTCCAGATCACTATCGACCATAG